A genomic region of Janthinobacterium lividum contains the following coding sequences:
- a CDS encoding DNA-3-methyladenine glycosylase I has protein sequence MNITRCAWANPANPRYLDYHDTEWGVPCHDERRLFEMLNLEGAQAGLSWETILNKRDTYRTAFDGWDAEKIAAYGRDKVAQLLLDPGIVRNRLKVAAAITNAQAYLRLRAEGQTLDSFLWAYVDGQPIVNSWQPGEFPAKTALSDKLSKDLLKRGFKFVGSTIIYAYMQGIGMVNDHAPTCFCRAGR, from the coding sequence ATGAATATTACCCGCTGCGCCTGGGCCAACCCGGCCAATCCCCGTTATCTCGACTACCACGATACAGAGTGGGGCGTGCCCTGCCACGACGAGCGCCGGCTGTTCGAGATGCTGAACCTGGAAGGCGCGCAGGCGGGCCTGAGCTGGGAAACCATCCTCAACAAGCGCGATACCTACCGCACCGCCTTCGACGGCTGGGATGCTGAAAAAATCGCCGCGTATGGCCGGGACAAGGTGGCGCAGCTGCTCCTTGATCCCGGCATCGTGCGCAACCGCCTGAAGGTGGCGGCCGCCATCACGAATGCGCAAGCCTACCTGCGCCTGCGCGCGGAAGGGCAGACCCTGGACAGCTTCCTGTGGGCGTATGTCGATGGCCAGCCTATCGTCAACAGCTGGCAGCCGGGCGAGTTTCCCGCCAAGACGGCCTTGTCCGACAAACTCTCGAAAGACTTGCTCAAGCGGGGTTTCAAGTTCGTCGGCTCGACCATCATCTACGCCTACATGCAGGGCATCGGCATGGTCAATGACCATGCACCCACCTGCTTTTGCCGGGCGGGGCGCTGA
- a CDS encoding PLP-dependent aminotransferase family protein, which produces MPASHLHQIIAALPLQRGASEPLFRQLYAAIKAAILDGRMSPGMQLPPTREFCRLLAVSRQTVLNAYALLTAEGYLDGAVGRGTFVSIDVPLAAPPARADAPGLLRPLSARGQGVVAAMRQVAFHRGPLRAFRVGMPRIDHFPFDVWNRLEARRWRRPDHHFGYSDPAGYLPLRELLCVYLKASRGVQCTPQQVVITSGSQQALFLLSTILLAPGDSAWMESPGYRGASGPLRAAGARVFPVPVDAQGLDVAYGVAHCPQAKLAYVTPSHQMPLGVSMSLPRRLALLAWAAQNKAWLVEDDYDSEYRYSGAPLASLQSLDRAGCVVYVGTLSKVLFPGLRLGYMVAPPALADALVQAKAVMDRHTAIVPQMALADFIAEGHFGRHIRRTRDSNAERRDLLMRGIARELGDQLACGPADSGLELCAYFRAGHDEDTVARAGLEHGIELRPLGHYADPAAGPECVTPRGLLLGFAAIPPAEMAHGLQELGRILRGR; this is translated from the coding sequence ATGCCAGCATCCCACCTGCACCAGATCATCGCCGCCTTGCCGCTGCAGCGCGGCGCCAGCGAGCCGCTGTTTCGCCAGCTGTATGCGGCCATCAAGGCGGCCATCCTCGATGGCCGCATGAGTCCCGGCATGCAGTTGCCGCCCACGCGCGAGTTTTGCCGCCTGCTGGCCGTGTCGCGCCAGACGGTGCTCAATGCATATGCGCTTCTGACGGCCGAAGGCTATCTCGACGGCGCCGTGGGGCGGGGCACCTTTGTCAGCATCGACGTCCCCCTGGCAGCGCCGCCCGCCAGGGCGGACGCGCCCGGCCTGCTGCGGCCCCTGTCGGCGCGCGGGCAGGGCGTGGTGGCGGCCATGCGCCAGGTGGCGTTCCACCGGGGGCCGTTGCGCGCTTTCCGTGTCGGCATGCCGCGCATCGACCACTTCCCGTTCGACGTGTGGAACCGCCTGGAAGCGCGGCGCTGGCGCCGGCCCGACCACCATTTCGGCTACAGCGACCCGGCCGGTTACCTGCCGCTGCGCGAACTGCTGTGCGTGTACTTGAAAGCCTCGCGCGGCGTGCAGTGCACGCCGCAGCAGGTCGTCATCACTTCCGGTTCGCAGCAGGCGCTGTTCCTGCTGTCGACCATCCTGCTGGCGCCGGGCGACTCGGCCTGGATGGAGTCGCCCGGCTACCGGGGCGCCAGCGGCCCGCTGCGCGCGGCCGGCGCGCGCGTCTTCCCGGTTCCCGTCGATGCGCAGGGGCTGGACGTGGCGTATGGCGTGGCGCACTGTCCGCAGGCGAAGCTGGCGTACGTGACGCCATCGCACCAGATGCCGCTGGGCGTGAGCATGAGCTTGCCCCGCCGCCTGGCCCTGCTGGCCTGGGCCGCGCAAAATAAAGCCTGGCTGGTGGAAGACGATTACGACAGCGAATACCGCTACTCGGGCGCGCCGCTGGCCTCGCTGCAAAGCCTGGACCGGGCCGGCTGCGTGGTGTACGTGGGTACTTTGTCGAAGGTGCTGTTCCCGGGGCTGCGCCTGGGCTATATGGTGGCGCCGCCCGCGCTGGCCGACGCGCTGGTGCAAGCCAAGGCCGTGATGGACCGGCACACGGCCATCGTGCCGCAGATGGCGCTGGCCGACTTCATCGCCGAAGGGCACTTTGGCCGGCATATCCGCCGCACGCGCGACAGCAATGCCGAACGGCGCGACCTGCTGATGCGCGGTATCGCGCGCGAACTGGGCGACCAGCTCGCGTGCGGCCCGGCCGACAGCGGCCTGGAACTGTGCGCGTATTTTCGCGCCGGCCACGATGAGGATACCGTCGCGCGCGCAGGGCTGGAACATGGCATCGAATTGCGTCCGCTGGGCCACTATGCGGATCCGGCGGCAGGCCCGGAGTGTGTCACGCCACGCGGGCTGCTGCTGGGCTTTGCGGCGATTCCCCCGGCCGAGATGGCGCACGGCTTGCAGGAACTGGGCCGCATCCTGCGCGGCCGATAA
- a CDS encoding FMN-binding negative transcriptional regulator, with protein sequence MYTPASFREERLDVLHGLIAAHPLGALVRHGDYGLCADHLPFEIAAPTPEAPFGILRAHVARTNPLWRGAGGNDECMVIFQGPHAYITPAWYAEKQRSGKEVPTFNYAVVHAHGPLRAIDDAAWLLGLVERLTARHEAGLAAPWQVADAPAGYIGKLLKAIVGIEIPLTRITGKWKLGQNRSMQDQASMAHGLALDNQPGAAQALGALIAANVTPAS encoded by the coding sequence ATGTACACGCCCGCCAGCTTTCGCGAAGAGCGCCTCGACGTGCTGCATGGCCTGATCGCCGCGCATCCGCTGGGCGCGCTGGTGCGCCATGGCGACTATGGCCTGTGCGCCGACCATCTGCCGTTCGAGATCGCCGCGCCCACGCCCGAGGCCCCGTTCGGCATCCTGCGCGCCCACGTGGCGCGCACCAATCCGCTGTGGCGCGGGGCCGGCGGGAACGATGAATGCATGGTGATTTTCCAGGGGCCGCACGCCTACATCACGCCCGCCTGGTATGCGGAAAAGCAGCGCAGCGGCAAGGAAGTCCCTACCTTCAATTACGCCGTGGTGCATGCCCACGGCCCCTTGCGCGCCATCGACGATGCGGCGTGGCTGCTGGGATTGGTGGAGCGGCTGACGGCGCGCCATGAAGCGGGGCTAGCCGCGCCATGGCAGGTGGCCGATGCGCCGGCCGGCTATATCGGGAAACTCTTGAAAGCCATCGTCGGCATCGAAATCCCCCTCACGCGCATCACGGGAAAATGGAAGCTGGGACAGAACCGCAGCATGCAGGACCAGGCCAGCATGGCGCATGGCCTGGCGCTGGACAACCAGCCCGGTGCGGCGCAGGCCCTGGGCGCGCTGATCGCCGCCAACGTCACGCCAGCCAGCTGA
- the mnmC gene encoding FAD-dependent 5-carboxymethylaminomethyl-2-thiouridine(34) oxidoreductase MnmC gives MRRALVLLDTDFDGARLRAACAAHGGRRLHYIALAPRPVDARHLPEQWRAQWPPCVPGLHRMVSHDGLVTLDVLIGEPDACLAQLSARVDEVHLAWVPAATPVLARLMMDGARLQAVHLDEAQRAALQKNGFVFDESRLRAVFYARREEYAAVTVPERRAIVIGAGVAGAAACERLAARGWKVTLIERHAQPASEASGNLAGIFMPLMSKDDNIATRLVRTAYLYSLSRWKDLGGIGAAIVGVQSGVLHLARDGAHAQVQRQIAASGLYPREFARWLEAPEASAMLGAPAPDGAWWFEQGGWARPSSVCAAMLDACGALLTRRFSSSALRLERGDEEWLVRDAQGTLIAAAPTVILAAGTGAVDFEQAAGLPLDAVRGQVTHLAEGSLPSLPFVVCREAYMTPAHQGVVCVGASYDADADTDLRPSSQEDNIGKIADILGVAPFDAPLAGRTGFRCMAPDRLPLAGALPDPGVPGRCERLRDVPRWPGLFGLLGYASRGLIWAPLAAELLACQLEGEPLPLERQLAEALDPARFLLRERRRAA, from the coding sequence ATGCGCCGCGCTCTCGTCCTGCTCGACACGGATTTTGACGGCGCCCGCTTGCGCGCCGCCTGTGCGGCGCATGGCGGCCGCCGCCTCCATTACATCGCGCTGGCGCCGCGTCCCGTCGATGCGCGCCACTTGCCCGAGCAGTGGCGTGCACAGTGGCCGCCCTGCGTGCCGGGCCTGCACCGCATGGTGTCGCACGATGGCCTCGTCACGCTCGATGTGCTGATCGGCGAGCCCGATGCCTGCCTGGCGCAATTGTCGGCGCGAGTCGATGAAGTACACCTGGCCTGGGTGCCCGCAGCCACGCCGGTGCTGGCGCGCCTGATGATGGACGGCGCCCGCCTGCAGGCCGTGCACCTGGACGAGGCGCAGCGCGCCGCCCTGCAAAAGAATGGGTTTGTCTTCGACGAGAGCCGCCTGCGCGCCGTGTTTTATGCGCGGCGCGAAGAGTACGCGGCCGTTACCGTGCCCGAGCGGCGCGCCATCGTCATCGGCGCGGGCGTGGCCGGCGCGGCCGCCTGCGAACGGCTGGCCGCGCGCGGCTGGAAGGTGACCTTGATCGAGCGCCACGCGCAGCCGGCCAGCGAGGCGTCGGGCAACCTGGCCGGCATCTTCATGCCGCTGATGTCGAAGGACGACAATATCGCCACGCGCCTGGTGCGCACCGCCTACCTGTACTCGCTGAGCCGCTGGAAAGACCTGGGCGGCATCGGCGCCGCCATCGTGGGTGTGCAAAGCGGCGTGCTGCACCTGGCGCGCGACGGCGCGCATGCGCAGGTGCAGCGGCAGATCGCCGCCAGTGGCCTGTATCCGCGCGAATTCGCCCGCTGGCTGGAAGCGCCCGAGGCGAGCGCCATGCTGGGCGCGCCGGCGCCCGATGGTGCCTGGTGGTTCGAGCAGGGCGGCTGGGCGCGCCCGTCTTCCGTCTGCGCGGCCATGCTGGACGCCTGCGGCGCCTTGCTCACGCGGCGCTTTTCCAGCAGCGCCCTGCGCCTGGAGCGTGGCGATGAGGAATGGCTGGTGCGCGATGCGCAAGGCACCTTGATCGCGGCCGCGCCCACCGTCATCCTGGCGGCCGGCACGGGGGCCGTCGATTTCGAGCAGGCGGCGGGCCTGCCGCTGGACGCCGTGCGCGGCCAGGTCACGCACCTGGCCGAAGGCAGCTTGCCCTCGTTGCCGTTCGTCGTCTGCCGCGAAGCCTACATGACGCCGGCGCACCAGGGTGTCGTCTGCGTGGGCGCCAGCTACGATGCCGATGCGGACACCGACTTGCGCCCATCGAGCCAGGAAGACAATATTGGGAAGATCGCCGACATCCTGGGCGTCGCCCCGTTCGATGCGCCGCTGGCGGGCCGCACGGGATTTCGCTGCATGGCGCCGGACCGCCTGCCGCTGGCGGGCGCCTTGCCCGACCCCGGCGTCCCAGGCCGCTGCGAGCGCCTGCGCGACGTACCGCGCTGGCCTGGCCTGTTTGGTTTGCTCGGTTACGCCTCGCGCGGCCTGATCTGGGCGCCGCTGGCGGCCGAGCTGCTGGCATGCCAGCTGGAGGGCGAGCCGCTGCCGCTGGAACGTCAGTTGGCAGAGGCGCTCG
- a CDS encoding OsmC family protein, producing the protein MHQFFATVAWQRDGQDFASQRYSRGHAWQFDGGLTVAASSSPLSVPLPMSVAENIDPEEALVAATSSCHMLFFLSLAAQRGYVIDDYRDDAVGELGKNAQGRLAMTRIVLRPRIAFAGTPPSPDALAALHHDAHERCYIANSLTADVVVEGAH; encoded by the coding sequence ATGCATCAGTTTTTCGCCACCGTCGCCTGGCAGCGCGACGGCCAGGATTTCGCCAGCCAGCGCTACAGCCGTGGCCATGCATGGCAGTTCGACGGCGGCCTGACGGTAGCCGCCTCGTCGTCGCCCCTGTCCGTGCCCCTGCCCATGTCGGTGGCGGAAAATATCGATCCGGAAGAAGCGCTGGTGGCCGCCACGTCGAGCTGCCACATGCTGTTCTTCCTGTCGCTGGCGGCGCAGCGCGGCTACGTCATCGACGACTACCGCGACGATGCCGTCGGCGAACTGGGCAAGAATGCACAAGGCCGCCTGGCCATGACGCGCATCGTTCTGCGTCCGCGCATCGCCTTCGCGGGAACGCCGCCCTCGCCCGACGCGCTGGCGGCCCTGCACCACGACGCACACGAGCGCTGCTACATCGCCAATTCGCTGACGGCCGACGTGGTCGTGGAAGGAGCGCACTAG